From Panicum hallii strain FIL2 chromosome 2, PHallii_v3.1, whole genome shotgun sequence, a single genomic window includes:
- the LOC112879789 gene encoding dual specificity protein kinase shkD-like isoform X1 has product MDWTGQVINICQQKPQKQLPTYAPFSDTSSSPGSHKRFPPNSYQVQPRKIKFICNFGGTFLPRPSDGELRYVGGERHLVQINRDMSWNELTCKTTKLIRRDHIIKYHLPGEQLNMLISITSDDDLRNMIDECIVLQANRERLTMYLFSAKDDEHNVHFLVARSSDAEKEAQFIALINGLTRPTVASRMQSLGSTSTNDLDQVMIGIKEDRLPAAMEEEDSLYIKAKSSQGVIVEPPKTSSALLEKTLPTPNFLTRMAKKDKAQNSEGNLITSGRKISGVHFSPSVPSESIHAAQRGGGSDQAVSRHQPELQRTTTTIIKKGHQVPGAQEKGPPRKEILIPLENSNANQLSSNSNNNSPTPHTSRAAYEMPASLSRGPEKTANQQTGSNNNKKPGRHNSQEVISHLAQEPPMKNNNYQLQNKMEMPAHGSESATPMQCHDDMGISSNQHTLEKSVATNSRTKQQPAVPIAGGNTLKKGHPSKLSSNSEETILSSSFTSSDKITELKPHTLMRPSSERQQERSSSPRPDESSKMIKSRSVGADRNSPQIIIPSQEVKDNTVPLISELEEHETKNSEQGLPETVALGRDLTSNVQQIISNEDLEDLREMGSGAFGTVFHGKWKGTDVAIKRIKYSCFMLPSPQADKLLTEFWREAAIISKLHHPNILALYGVVNNGPGATLATVTEFMVNGSLKKVLLRKDKYLDWRKRIMLAMDAAIGMEYLHSKDIVHFDLKCDNLLVNVKDPSRPICKVADFGLSKMKQATLVSGGMRGTLPWMAPELLTMSGTKVSEKIDVYSFGIVMWEILMSEDPYDGMHYGGVIGGILSNTLRPPVPASCPPEWRKLMEECWSTEPERRPSFTEVASRLRAILEASQREPLNNLHG; this is encoded by the exons ATGGACTGGACAGGACAAGTGATTAACATTTGTCAACAAAAACCACAAAAGCAGCTGCCAACATATGCCCCATTCAGTGACACCAGCAGCAGCCCAGGATCACATAAGCGATTCCCTCCAAATTCTTATCAAGTTCAACCAAGGAAGATAAAGTTTATTTGCAACTTTGGCGGCACATTCTTACCAAGGCCAAGTGACGGAGAGCTCCGCTATGTCGGCGGTGAGAGGCATCTGGTTCAGATTAACCGGGACATGTCCTGGAATGAGCTGACCTGCAAAACAACAAAGCTAATAAGGCGTGATCACATAATCAAGTACCATCTCCCAGGCGAGCAACTGAACATGCTCATCTCCATCACATCTGATGATGACCTTCGTAAtatgattgatgagtgcattgtGCTACAAGCAAACAGAGAAAGGCTGACCATGTACCTTTTCTCTGCTAAAGATGATGAGCACAATGTGCACTTCCTTGTTGCACGCTCATCCGATGCAGAAAAGGAAGCGCAGTTCATTGCTCTCATCAATGGACTCACCAGACCAACCGTGGCATCAAGAATGCAAAGCCTTGGTAGCACCTCAACTAATGATCTAGATCAGGTAATGATTGGTATCAAAGAGGATAGGCTGCCAGCAGCCATGGAAGAGGAAGATTCATTGTACATCAAAGCTAAGTCCTCACAAGGGGTCATTGTAGAACCGCCAAAAACATCAAGTGCACTGCTGGAGAAGACACTTCCAACTCCAAATTTCCTAACACGAATGGCCAAGAAAGACAAGGCGCAAAACAGCGAAGGCAACCTGATCACCTCTGGTAGAAAGATAAGTGGTGTTCACTTTAGTCCATCTGTGCCATCTGAATCCATACATGCAGCTCAGAGGGGCGGAGGTAGTGATCAGGCTGTCTCAAGGCATCAGCCAGAACTGCAGCGAACTACTACAACCATAATCAAAAAGGGCCATCAAGTTCCAGGAGCTCAGGAAAAAGGACCACCAAGAAAAGAGATACTGATACCACTGGAGAACAGCAATGCGAATCAATTATCGTCCAATTCAAACAACAATAGTCCAACACCACACACAAGTCGAGCTGCATATGAAATGCCTGCGTCTTTATCAAGGGGTCCCGAGAAAACAGCGAATCAACAAACAGGCTCTAACAATAACAAGAAACCAGGAAGGCACAACAGCCAGGAAGTTATTTCTCATTTAGCACAAGAACCACCAATGAAGAACAATAACTACCAATTACAAAATAAGATGGAGATGCCCGCACATGGTTCTGAGTCTGCAACTCCTATGCAATGCCATGATGATATGGGCATCAGTTCAAACCAGCATACTCTTGAGAAGTCAGTCGCAACCAATAGCAGGACGAAGCAACAGCCAGCAGTTCCTATCGCGGGTGGTAACACTTTAAAGAAAGGTCATCCTTCAAAGCTTTCCAGCAATAGCGAAGAAACAATACTTTCTAGCTCTTTTACATCTTCAGATAAGATAACTGAGCTGAAACCACATACTCTAATGCGTCCTTCAAGCGAGAGACAACAAGAGCGATCCAGCAGTCCAAGGCCAGATGAATCATCGAAAATGATAAAATCTCGGTCAGTCGGTGCTGATAGAAATAGTCCTCAGATCATAATTCCATCTCAAGAAGTTAAAGATAACACTGTGCCATTGATCTCAGAGCTTGAA GAACATGAAACCAAGAACAGTGAACAGGGTCTTCCTGAAACTGTAGCGTTAGGCAGGGATCTTACAAGTAACGTCCAG CAGATAATAAGCAACGAGGACCTCGAAGATCTCCGTGAGATGGGTTCTGGTGCATTCGGAACAGTTTTCCATGGAAAATGGAAGGGAACAGATGTTGCTATTAAACGAATAAAGTACAGCTGCTTTATGTTACCATCACCTCAAGCAGATAAGCTG CTTACAGAATTTTGGAGAGAAGCAGCCATCATCTCAAAACTTCACCACCCAAATATTCTGGCACTTTATGGAGTTGTAAATAATGGACCTGGAGCAACATTAGCTACTGTGACAGAATTCATGGTCAATGGATCTCTCAAGAAAGTCCTCCTTCGCAAAGACAAATATCTTGACTGGCGCAAACGGATCATGCTTGCAATGGATGCAGCCATTGGCATGGAGTACTTGCACTCCAAGGACATTGTCCATTTTGATTTGAAATGTGATAACTTGCTAGTGAATGTTAAGGATCCGTCTCGTCCCATTTGCAAG GTTGCTGATTTTGGTTTATCAAAGATGAAACAAGCCACCCTGGTTTCCGGTGGAATGAGAGGAACTCTTCCATGGATGGCCCCAGAGTTGCTGACAATGAGTGGCACTAAAGTATCTGAAAAG ATTGATGTCTATTCTTTTGGCATTGTAATGTGGGAAATTCTCATGAGTGAGGATCCATACGATGGCATGCACTATGGAGGAGTTATAG GGGGTATTTTGAGCAACACACTGCGGCCACCAGTTCCAGCTTCGTGTCCCCCAGAGTGGAGGAAACTGATGGAGGAGTGCTGGTCAACTGAGCCTGAGAGACGACCTTCC
- the LOC112879789 gene encoding dual specificity protein kinase shkD-like isoform X2 codes for MDWTGQVINICQQKPQKQLPTYAPFSDTSSSPGSHKRFPPNSYQVQPRKIKFICNFGGTFLPRPSDGELRYVGGERHLVQINRDMSWNELTCKTTKLIRRDHIIKYHLPGEQLNMLISITSDDDLRNMIDECIVLQANRERLTMYLFSAKDDEHNVHFLVARSSDAEKEAQFIALINGLTRPTVASRMQSLGSTSTNDLDQVMIGIKEDRLPAAMEEEDSLYIKAKSSQGVIVEPPKTSSALLEKTLPTPNFLTRMAKKDKAQNSEGNLITSGRKISGVHFSPSVPSESIHAAQRGGGSDQAVSRHQPELQRTTTTIIKKGHQVPGAQEKGPPRKEILIPLENSNANQLSSNSNNNSPTPHTSRAAYEMPASLSRGPEKTANQQTGSNNNKKPGRHNSQEVISHLAQEPPMKNNNYQLQNKMEMPAHGSESATPMQCHDDMGISSNQHTLEKSVATNSRTKQQPAVPIAGGNTLKKGHPSKLSSNSEETILSSSFTSSDKITELKPHTLMRPSSERQQERSSSPRPDESSKMIKSRSVGADRNSPQIIIPSQEVKDNTVPLISELEEHETKNSEQGLPETVALGRDLTSNVQIISNEDLEDLREMGSGAFGTVFHGKWKGTDVAIKRIKYSCFMLPSPQADKLLTEFWREAAIISKLHHPNILALYGVVNNGPGATLATVTEFMVNGSLKKVLLRKDKYLDWRKRIMLAMDAAIGMEYLHSKDIVHFDLKCDNLLVNVKDPSRPICKVADFGLSKMKQATLVSGGMRGTLPWMAPELLTMSGTKVSEKIDVYSFGIVMWEILMSEDPYDGMHYGGVIGGILSNTLRPPVPASCPPEWRKLMEECWSTEPERRPSFTEVASRLRAILEASQREPLNNLHG; via the exons ATGGACTGGACAGGACAAGTGATTAACATTTGTCAACAAAAACCACAAAAGCAGCTGCCAACATATGCCCCATTCAGTGACACCAGCAGCAGCCCAGGATCACATAAGCGATTCCCTCCAAATTCTTATCAAGTTCAACCAAGGAAGATAAAGTTTATTTGCAACTTTGGCGGCACATTCTTACCAAGGCCAAGTGACGGAGAGCTCCGCTATGTCGGCGGTGAGAGGCATCTGGTTCAGATTAACCGGGACATGTCCTGGAATGAGCTGACCTGCAAAACAACAAAGCTAATAAGGCGTGATCACATAATCAAGTACCATCTCCCAGGCGAGCAACTGAACATGCTCATCTCCATCACATCTGATGATGACCTTCGTAAtatgattgatgagtgcattgtGCTACAAGCAAACAGAGAAAGGCTGACCATGTACCTTTTCTCTGCTAAAGATGATGAGCACAATGTGCACTTCCTTGTTGCACGCTCATCCGATGCAGAAAAGGAAGCGCAGTTCATTGCTCTCATCAATGGACTCACCAGACCAACCGTGGCATCAAGAATGCAAAGCCTTGGTAGCACCTCAACTAATGATCTAGATCAGGTAATGATTGGTATCAAAGAGGATAGGCTGCCAGCAGCCATGGAAGAGGAAGATTCATTGTACATCAAAGCTAAGTCCTCACAAGGGGTCATTGTAGAACCGCCAAAAACATCAAGTGCACTGCTGGAGAAGACACTTCCAACTCCAAATTTCCTAACACGAATGGCCAAGAAAGACAAGGCGCAAAACAGCGAAGGCAACCTGATCACCTCTGGTAGAAAGATAAGTGGTGTTCACTTTAGTCCATCTGTGCCATCTGAATCCATACATGCAGCTCAGAGGGGCGGAGGTAGTGATCAGGCTGTCTCAAGGCATCAGCCAGAACTGCAGCGAACTACTACAACCATAATCAAAAAGGGCCATCAAGTTCCAGGAGCTCAGGAAAAAGGACCACCAAGAAAAGAGATACTGATACCACTGGAGAACAGCAATGCGAATCAATTATCGTCCAATTCAAACAACAATAGTCCAACACCACACACAAGTCGAGCTGCATATGAAATGCCTGCGTCTTTATCAAGGGGTCCCGAGAAAACAGCGAATCAACAAACAGGCTCTAACAATAACAAGAAACCAGGAAGGCACAACAGCCAGGAAGTTATTTCTCATTTAGCACAAGAACCACCAATGAAGAACAATAACTACCAATTACAAAATAAGATGGAGATGCCCGCACATGGTTCTGAGTCTGCAACTCCTATGCAATGCCATGATGATATGGGCATCAGTTCAAACCAGCATACTCTTGAGAAGTCAGTCGCAACCAATAGCAGGACGAAGCAACAGCCAGCAGTTCCTATCGCGGGTGGTAACACTTTAAAGAAAGGTCATCCTTCAAAGCTTTCCAGCAATAGCGAAGAAACAATACTTTCTAGCTCTTTTACATCTTCAGATAAGATAACTGAGCTGAAACCACATACTCTAATGCGTCCTTCAAGCGAGAGACAACAAGAGCGATCCAGCAGTCCAAGGCCAGATGAATCATCGAAAATGATAAAATCTCGGTCAGTCGGTGCTGATAGAAATAGTCCTCAGATCATAATTCCATCTCAAGAAGTTAAAGATAACACTGTGCCATTGATCTCAGAGCTTGAA GAACATGAAACCAAGAACAGTGAACAGGGTCTTCCTGAAACTGTAGCGTTAGGCAGGGATCTTACAAGTAACGTCCAG ATAATAAGCAACGAGGACCTCGAAGATCTCCGTGAGATGGGTTCTGGTGCATTCGGAACAGTTTTCCATGGAAAATGGAAGGGAACAGATGTTGCTATTAAACGAATAAAGTACAGCTGCTTTATGTTACCATCACCTCAAGCAGATAAGCTG CTTACAGAATTTTGGAGAGAAGCAGCCATCATCTCAAAACTTCACCACCCAAATATTCTGGCACTTTATGGAGTTGTAAATAATGGACCTGGAGCAACATTAGCTACTGTGACAGAATTCATGGTCAATGGATCTCTCAAGAAAGTCCTCCTTCGCAAAGACAAATATCTTGACTGGCGCAAACGGATCATGCTTGCAATGGATGCAGCCATTGGCATGGAGTACTTGCACTCCAAGGACATTGTCCATTTTGATTTGAAATGTGATAACTTGCTAGTGAATGTTAAGGATCCGTCTCGTCCCATTTGCAAG GTTGCTGATTTTGGTTTATCAAAGATGAAACAAGCCACCCTGGTTTCCGGTGGAATGAGAGGAACTCTTCCATGGATGGCCCCAGAGTTGCTGACAATGAGTGGCACTAAAGTATCTGAAAAG ATTGATGTCTATTCTTTTGGCATTGTAATGTGGGAAATTCTCATGAGTGAGGATCCATACGATGGCATGCACTATGGAGGAGTTATAG GGGGTATTTTGAGCAACACACTGCGGCCACCAGTTCCAGCTTCGTGTCCCCCAGAGTGGAGGAAACTGATGGAGGAGTGCTGGTCAACTGAGCCTGAGAGACGACCTTCC